In a genomic window of Blattabacterium cuenoti:
- the menD gene encoding 2-succinyl-5-enolpyruvyl-6-hydroxy-3-cyclohexene-1-carboxylic-acid synthase: protein MYSNKKIVQSLGEILKAKSIFNVIISPGSRNAPIIIHFTQNKSFKTYSIVDERCAGFFALGIAQQIRKPVVISCTSGSSVVNFYPAITEAFYQNVPLILVSADRPKEVINIFEGQTIYQENIFQRHVVASIQLTEDESESGMWYNDRLINESINECVLKNKPIHINIPFSEPLYGTTNHLKVKPKIIKAIPVKNYIETYSYKKEQNMWKKYSKKMILLGLFYPEKDMEKTLRKLSLDPSIAIFTETTSHVYGKFFFSNIDQLIFNMNHKEWINLKPHILLTIGINIISKKIKLLLRKYPPVYHWHIGKYYKNYPDTYYRLTTYWPINPKSFFKMINNFNNPISDYRKKWEKLRKEKIKKHKIFFKKEKSFSDLKVLFFVFKSIPNNTILQLGNSMIIRYYQLFDKKKYSIKSYCNRGTSGIDGCVSTAIGSATIIKKTVTLIIGDISFFYDSNALWNNYIPKNFRIILINNGGGNIFRFISESELPEKIFNFFETKHIFSAEKICEMFHWRYEKVHDQYALKNSLSYFWKKSNHPFLLEINTQKYNNAKILKKYLSYIS from the coding sequence ATGTATTCAAATAAAAAAATTGTACAAAGTTTAGGCGAAATTTTAAAAGCAAAATCTATATTTAATGTGATCATATCTCCAGGTTCTAGAAACGCTCCAATTATTATACATTTTACTCAAAATAAAAGTTTTAAAACTTATAGTATTGTCGATGAAAGATGTGCAGGTTTTTTTGCTTTGGGAATAGCCCAACAAATAAGAAAACCTGTAGTGATTAGTTGTACTTCTGGGTCCTCTGTTGTTAATTTTTATCCTGCAATAACAGAGGCTTTTTATCAAAATGTACCACTTATTTTAGTAAGTGCAGATAGACCAAAAGAAGTTATAAATATATTTGAAGGACAGACTATTTATCAGGAAAATATTTTTCAAAGACATGTAGTGGCCTCTATTCAATTAACAGAAGATGAATCTGAATCAGGCATGTGGTATAATGATAGATTAATAAATGAATCCATTAATGAATGTGTTTTAAAAAATAAACCTATACATATTAATATTCCATTTTCAGAACCACTTTATGGTACTACAAATCATTTAAAAGTAAAACCAAAAATTATAAAAGCTATACCTGTTAAAAATTACATTGAAACATATTCTTATAAAAAAGAACAAAACATGTGGAAAAAATATAGTAAAAAAATGATTTTGTTAGGATTATTTTATCCGGAAAAAGATATGGAGAAAACCTTAAGAAAATTAAGTTTAGATCCTTCTATTGCAATTTTTACAGAAACTACGTCTCATGTGTATGGAAAATTTTTTTTTTCAAATATTGATCAACTTATTTTTAATATGAATCATAAAGAATGGATAAATTTAAAACCTCATATTTTACTAACTATTGGAATAAATATTATATCCAAAAAAATAAAACTTCTTTTAAGAAAATATCCTCCAGTATATCATTGGCATATAGGTAAATATTATAAAAATTATCCAGATACTTATTATAGATTAACTACTTATTGGCCTATCAATCCAAAATCATTTTTTAAAATGATTAATAATTTTAATAATCCTATTTCAGATTATAGAAAAAAATGGGAAAAGTTAAGAAAAGAAAAAATAAAAAAACATAAAATTTTTTTCAAAAAAGAAAAAAGTTTTTCGGATTTAAAAGTTTTATTCTTTGTATTCAAATCTATACCTAACAATACCATTTTGCAATTAGGAAATAGTATGATTATAAGATACTATCAGCTTTTTGATAAAAAAAAATATTCTATTAAATCTTATTGTAATCGCGGAACTTCAGGAATAGATGGATGTGTTTCTACTGCTATAGGTTCTGCTACTATCATAAAAAAAACTGTAACATTAATTATTGGAGATATAAGTTTTTTTTATGATAGCAATGCTTTGTGGAACAATTATATTCCAAAAAATTTTAGAATTATACTTATTAATAATGGAGGAGGTAATATTTTTAGATTCATTTCAGAAAGTGAATTACCTGAAAAAATATTCAATTTTTTCGAAACAAAACATATTTTTTCTGCAGAAAAAATATGTGAAATGTTTCATTGGAGATATGAAAAAGTACATGATCAATATGCTTTAAAAAATAGTTTATCATATTTTTGGAAAAAATCAAATCATCCTTTTTTATTAGAAATAAATACTCAAAAATATAATAACGCTAAAATTTTGAAAAAATACCTATCTTATATTTCCTAA
- a CDS encoding SanA/YdcF family protein: MVLGTSKYLHGGGINAYFKYRIDAAFFLFRHRKIRYIIVSGDNREKNYNEPKMMKKELIKKGIPSRFIYEDFYGINTLHSIIRVYKIFHQKKFTIISQRFHNERAIFIGNCLGLDVIGFNAKSLTFDGKTQFREIFARIKVLWDIIFEIRKYKIGIFSKF, translated from the coding sequence GTGGTTTTAGGTACTTCTAAATATTTGCATGGAGGAGGGATTAACGCTTATTTTAAGTATAGAATAGATGCAGCTTTTTTCCTTTTCCGTCATAGAAAAATACGTTATATTATTGTCAGTGGAGATAATAGAGAAAAAAATTATAATGAACCAAAAATGATGAAAAAGGAATTAATAAAAAAAGGGATTCCTTCTCGTTTTATATATGAAGATTTTTATGGAATTAATACTTTGCATTCTATTATCAGAGTTTATAAAATTTTTCACCAAAAAAAATTTACGATTATATCTCAAAGATTTCATAATGAAAGAGCTATTTTTATTGGAAATTGTTTAGGATTGGATGTGATTGGGTTTAATGCTAAAAGCCTTACTTTTGATGGTAAAACACAGTTTAGAGAAATTTTTGCAAGAATAAAAGTTTTATGGGATATTATTTTTGAAATTAGGAAATATAAGATAGGTATTTTTTCAAAATTTTAG
- the secA gene encoding preprotein translocase subunit SecA, translated as MSFIRNILNKLLINKNDRDLKEVKKFLLQIKKEEKKIFLLSDDGLRNKTQDLKNIIQKSTKRFYDEEQNFLKEIKEKFCSVNVLENIYSSIENLKEECYKVEQKVLIDILPQAFVIIKETTRRLKEEKQLVVSSTSFDKELSKIKSYIHLNGDQSIWKNEWNAHGKSIVWDMVHYDVQLMGGVVLHQGKIAEMATGEGKTFVATLSAYLNALSGRGVHIVTVNNYLSRRDTSWMAPLMEFHGLRVDCIDNYSSSDVYMRRKAYQADITYGTNNEFGFDYLRDNMASSKEDLVQRELNYAIIDEIDSVLIDEARTPLIISGPVDSKKDNKEEFELFKGKVKILVNKQNVIVNNFLYEARNLIKNGEKKLGGFKLFQAYRGLPKKKSLIKFLSEDNIRLILQKTENQYFKDHGREMYKVDQDLYFVIDEKNNTVELTDKGIEFLSKNVEDISFFVLPDVNLELTELEKKNFSKEKEIKEKEELMKNFYIKSQRIHTINQLLKAFTLFEKNIDYVVLGGKVKIVDEQTGRIMEGRRYSDGLHQAIEAKEDVQVESSSQTLATITLQNYFRMYRKISGMTGTAETESGEFWHIYKLDVVIIPTHKKIQRIDLQDLVFKTKREKYNAVIKKIVFLSRNEKRPVLVGTTSVEVSEFLSRALKFMKIPHNVLNAKLHEKEAEIIAKAGFPGSVTIATNMAGRGTDIKVSKEVIENGGLAVLGTERHDSRRVDNQLRGRSGRQGDPGSSQFYVSLEDNLIRLFINSERLSKLMDRFGHKEGDIIQHPLLTKSIEKAQKKIEDNNFSIRKRLLDYDDVINKQRAFIYKKRRNALFGNELGLDISNMVYILLDIMITVNKSLNDFKSLEYEFLQVFGIKFPIQENEFFLYKEHDCVRKLHDIILDFYEKKKIKMINHDITPIISNINIIDKNNHVFYQIRIILTDGNQNIVSVSNLQEFYNTKGKSLLSMFEKKTILCFVDEKWKEHLREMDSLRHSVQNAVFEQKDPLIVYKQNAFNLFQERVYEINKKIISFLLKSTIIRGDIMCFPKHKNNFKTNLLMKRKDKKKLGRNNRINIRHLITGETKNIKFKQIEFFLEKGEWTIEDDSF; from the coding sequence ATGAGTTTTATCAGAAATATTTTAAATAAGTTATTAATCAATAAAAATGATAGAGACCTAAAAGAGGTTAAAAAATTTTTACTTCAAATTAAAAAAGAAGAGAAAAAGATATTTTTGTTATCTGATGATGGATTAAGAAATAAAACTCAAGACTTAAAAAATATTATACAAAAATCTACAAAAAGATTTTATGATGAAGAACAAAATTTTTTGAAAGAAATAAAAGAAAAATTTTGTTCTGTTAATGTATTGGAAAACATATATTCAAGTATTGAAAATCTTAAAGAAGAATGTTATAAAGTAGAGCAAAAAGTATTAATAGATATTTTACCTCAAGCTTTCGTTATCATTAAAGAAACTACTAGACGTTTAAAAGAAGAAAAACAACTTGTTGTAAGTTCTACTTCTTTTGATAAAGAATTATCAAAAATAAAGTCTTATATCCATTTAAATGGAGATCAATCAATTTGGAAAAATGAGTGGAATGCACATGGAAAGAGTATAGTATGGGATATGGTACATTATGATGTTCAATTAATGGGGGGAGTCGTGTTACATCAGGGAAAGATAGCAGAGATGGCTACAGGAGAAGGAAAGACTTTTGTAGCAACTTTATCTGCTTATTTGAATGCTTTATCTGGAAGGGGTGTACATATTGTTACAGTAAATAATTATTTATCTAGAAGAGATACAAGTTGGATGGCTCCTTTAATGGAATTTCATGGGTTAAGAGTTGACTGTATTGATAATTACTCGTCTTCTGATGTATATATGCGAAGGAAAGCTTATCAAGCAGATATTACTTATGGAACTAATAATGAGTTTGGTTTCGATTATTTACGTGATAATATGGCTTCTTCTAAAGAGGATTTAGTTCAAAGAGAATTAAATTATGCTATTATAGATGAAATAGATTCTGTTTTGATAGATGAAGCACGTACTCCTTTAATTATATCGGGTCCTGTTGATTCTAAAAAAGATAATAAAGAAGAATTTGAATTATTTAAAGGAAAAGTAAAAATTTTGGTAAATAAACAAAATGTGATAGTTAATAATTTCTTATATGAAGCAAGAAATTTGATTAAAAATGGAGAAAAAAAATTAGGAGGTTTTAAATTATTTCAGGCATATCGTGGTTTACCGAAAAAAAAATCTTTGATAAAATTCTTGAGTGAAGATAATATTCGTTTGATTTTACAAAAAACTGAAAATCAATATTTTAAAGATCACGGAAGAGAAATGTATAAAGTGGATCAAGATCTTTATTTTGTTATTGATGAAAAAAATAACACTGTAGAATTAACAGATAAAGGAATTGAATTTTTATCGAAAAATGTGGAAGATATAAGTTTTTTTGTCTTACCGGATGTTAATCTAGAATTAACTGAATTAGAGAAAAAAAATTTTTCTAAGGAAAAAGAAATAAAAGAAAAGGAAGAACTTATGAAGAATTTCTATATCAAATCACAAAGAATTCATACTATAAATCAATTACTTAAAGCTTTCACTTTATTTGAAAAAAATATAGATTATGTTGTTTTAGGAGGAAAAGTGAAAATAGTAGATGAACAAACTGGTCGTATAATGGAAGGGAGACGTTATTCTGATGGATTACATCAAGCTATAGAAGCTAAAGAAGATGTTCAAGTAGAATCTTCCAGTCAGACTTTGGCTACGATAACTTTGCAAAATTATTTTAGAATGTATAGGAAAATATCTGGAATGACAGGAACAGCAGAAACAGAGTCTGGAGAATTTTGGCATATTTATAAGTTAGATGTAGTAATAATTCCTACACATAAGAAAATACAAAGAATAGATTTACAAGATCTTGTTTTTAAAACAAAACGAGAAAAGTATAATGCTGTCATAAAAAAAATTGTTTTTTTATCTAGAAATGAAAAACGACCTGTTCTTGTTGGAACTACTTCTGTTGAAGTTTCAGAATTTTTAAGTAGAGCTTTGAAATTTATGAAAATACCACATAATGTTTTAAATGCAAAATTACATGAAAAGGAAGCTGAAATCATAGCAAAAGCAGGTTTTCCTGGATCCGTAACTATAGCAACTAATATGGCTGGTCGTGGAACTGATATTAAAGTGTCAAAAGAAGTTATTGAAAATGGAGGATTGGCAGTTTTAGGAACTGAAAGACATGATTCTAGAAGAGTAGATAATCAATTAAGAGGTAGGTCAGGACGTCAAGGGGATCCAGGTAGTTCTCAATTTTATGTGTCTTTAGAAGATAATTTAATTCGTTTATTTATTAATTCAGAAAGACTTTCTAAATTAATGGACAGATTTGGACATAAGGAAGGAGATATTATACAACACCCTTTACTGACTAAATCTATTGAAAAAGCACAAAAAAAAATAGAGGATAATAATTTTAGTATACGAAAACGTTTATTAGACTATGATGATGTGATTAATAAACAGAGGGCTTTTATTTATAAAAAACGAAGAAATGCATTGTTTGGAAATGAATTAGGTTTAGATATTTCTAATATGGTTTATATTTTATTAGATATAATGATTACTGTAAACAAGTCTCTCAATGATTTTAAGAGTTTGGAATATGAATTCCTTCAAGTTTTTGGTATTAAATTTCCGATACAAGAAAATGAGTTTTTTTTATATAAAGAACATGATTGTGTTAGAAAATTACATGATATAATTCTTGATTTTTATGAGAAAAAGAAAATAAAAATGATTAATCATGATATAACACCTATTATATCTAATATTAATATTATAGATAAAAATAATCACGTATTTTATCAAATACGGATTATTTTAACAGATGGAAATCAAAATATAGTTTCTGTATCAAATTTACAAGAATTTTATAATACAAAAGGAAAATCTTTGTTATCCATGTTTGAAAAAAAGACTATATTATGTTTCGTGGATGAAAAATGGAAAGAACATTTACGTGAGATGGATAGTTTACGACATTCTGTACAGAATGCTGTTTTTGAACAAAAAGATCCTCTTATTGTTTATAAACAAAATGCTTTTAATTTATTTCAAGAAAGAGTTTATGAGATAAACAAAAAAATTATTTCTTTTTTGCTTAAATCCACTATTATAAGAGGAGATATTATGTGTTTTCCAAAACACAAAAATAATTTTAAAACAAATCTTTTGATGAAAAGAAAAGATAAAAAAAAATTAGGGAGAAATAATAGAATTAATATTCGTCATTTAATTACGGGAGAAACTAAAAATATTAAATTTAAACAAATAGAATTTTTTTTAGAAAAAGGAGAATGGACTATAGAGGATGATTCTTTTTAG
- a CDS encoding DUF2795 domain-containing protein, protein MYWTLELASHLEDAPWPATKEELIDFAIRTGAPLEVVENLQQLENGEGEVFESIEDIWADYPRDDEDFYWNRDEYEL, encoded by the coding sequence ATGTATTGGACTTTAGAATTAGCTTCTCATCTAGAAGATGCTCCTTGGCCTGCAACAAAAGAGGAATTAATTGATTTTGCTATTCGTACTGGAGCACCTTTAGAAGTTGTTGAAAATCTTCAACAATTAGAAAATGGAGAAGGAGAAGTTTTTGAATCTATAGAAGATATATGGGCAGATTATCCACGTGATGACGAAGATTTTTATTGGAACAGAGATGAATATGAACTTTAA
- the fmt gene encoding methionyl-tRNA formyltransferase: MKKFPRIVFIGSNHFSLHSLKELYLKQYNIVGIITNPDNPFSKKSGKKAFTPIKIYALENNIPFLQPVNLKNSFFLENIKSWNADIQIVVSFRFLPKEVWSLPKMGSFNLHASLLPQYRGAAPINWVIINGEDKTGLTTFFIEEKIDFGKILLQKKIQIKKEETAGELEKRLKKISGSIVIKTLENIINNKIKPIPQKNIDFSLLKCAPKIYKKDCRIQWKTLSIESIYNKIRGLSPYPTAWTLLFFNEKKFFRFKIFIAKKIYKTHTFPIGSIFIFSLNKMNISVKEGFISIIEGQIEGKKKMNIKNLINGLKIRKNLFVQ; this comes from the coding sequence ATGAAAAAGTTTCCAAGAATTGTATTTATAGGTTCAAATCATTTTTCTCTTCATTCTTTAAAAGAGTTATATTTAAAACAATACAATATTGTAGGAATAATTACAAATCCTGATAATCCATTTTCTAAAAAATCAGGAAAAAAAGCATTTACCCCTATAAAAATATATGCATTAGAAAATAATATTCCTTTTTTACAACCTGTAAATCTTAAAAATTCTTTTTTTTTAGAAAATATAAAATCATGGAATGCTGATATACAAATTGTTGTATCTTTCCGGTTTCTACCTAAAGAAGTATGGAGTCTTCCTAAAATGGGATCTTTCAATTTACATGCTTCTCTACTTCCACAATATAGAGGTGCTGCTCCTATTAATTGGGTAATTATTAATGGAGAAGATAAAACTGGATTGACTACTTTTTTTATAGAAGAAAAAATAGATTTTGGAAAAATACTTTTACAAAAAAAAATTCAAATAAAGAAAGAAGAAACTGCAGGAGAATTAGAAAAAAGATTAAAAAAAATTAGTGGCTCTATAGTTATTAAAACTTTAGAAAATATTATAAATAATAAAATAAAACCTATTCCTCAAAAAAATATTGATTTTTCTTTATTAAAATGTGCACCAAAAATATATAAAAAAGATTGTAGAATACAATGGAAAACTCTATCGATAGAATCGATTTATAACAAAATAAGAGGATTAAGTCCTTATCCTACAGCATGGACATTGTTATTTTTTAATGAAAAAAAATTTTTTAGATTTAAAATTTTTATCGCTAAAAAAATATATAAAACACATACTTTTCCAATTGGATCCATATTTATTTTTTCATTAAACAAAATGAATATATCTGTTAAAGAAGGTTTTATATCTATTATTGAAGGACAGATAGAAGGAAAAAAAAAAATGAATATTAAAAATTTGATTAACGGACTGAAAATAAGAAAAAATCTTTTCGTTCAATAA
- a CDS encoding HU family DNA-binding protein yields the protein MNKTELVNSIAEKTGITKIKAKNVTDAFIETVIESLKKGNKVTLVGFGTFSVIERHPRNGVNPRTGKKIHIPGKKVAKFKIGAELSKL from the coding sequence ATGAATAAAACAGAATTGGTTAATTCAATAGCTGAAAAAACTGGAATAACAAAAATAAAAGCTAAAAATGTTACAGATGCCTTTATTGAAACAGTGATTGAATCCTTAAAAAAAGGAAATAAGGTAACTCTTGTCGGATTTGGAACCTTTTCTGTAATAGAAAGGCATCCCAGAAACGGAGTCAATCCTAGGACAGGAAAAAAAATACATATTCCAGGAAAAAAGGTAGCTAAATTTAAAATAGGAGCAGAATTATCAAAATTGTGA
- the pdxH gene encoding pyridoxamine 5'-phosphate oxidase, with product MIIDLSKLRKNYNTRNSLLESDVPKKPIHLFDNWFQQEKYFHKKDEEVNAMSISTIGKDGCPETRIVLLKEYSESGFIFYTNYYSLKGRAIQNIPKVCISFYWKNTDRQIIIKGITSKIPRKKSDNYFHNRPRENKIGSWTSRQSMILSSKNHLLKQYKKWNDFFRKKIVKRPFDWGGYIIKPYKMEFWQGQPNRLHDRLVYFLEEKNKWILYRFYP from the coding sequence ATGATTATTGATTTAAGTAAATTAAGAAAAAATTATAATACAAGAAACTCTTTATTAGAATCTGATGTTCCAAAAAAACCTATTCATTTGTTTGATAATTGGTTTCAACAAGAAAAATATTTTCATAAAAAAGATGAAGAAGTTAATGCTATGTCTATTTCTACTATAGGTAAAGATGGATGTCCAGAAACTAGAATTGTTTTATTAAAAGAATATTCAGAAAGTGGATTTATTTTTTATACAAATTATTATAGCTTAAAAGGAAGAGCAATTCAAAATATACCAAAAGTATGTATTTCTTTTTATTGGAAAAATACGGATAGACAGATTATTATTAAAGGAATAACATCAAAAATTCCAAGAAAAAAATCAGATAATTATTTTCATAACAGACCTAGAGAAAATAAAATTGGAAGTTGGACCTCTAGACAAAGTATGATTCTTTCATCTAAAAATCATTTATTAAAACAATATAAAAAATGGAATGATTTTTTTCGAAAAAAGATTGTCAAACGTCCTTTTGATTGGGGTGGGTATATTATTAAACCATACAAAATGGAATTCTGGCAGGGTCAACCTAATAGATTACATGACAGACTTGTTTATTTTTTAGAAGAAAAAAACAAATGGATTTTATATAGATTTTATCCATAA
- a CDS encoding DNA polymerase III subunit beta — MYFSVFNYSLLRKLHILYKIININNLSNLITFEISKKNKLKIIWGLDSKNLIYTFIDINVEEYTKEEKVTISIKFMIDILSTFQNERLFLKKNKKKTLSIHSKQGVYEVPTFYYDSHYDNILTKISISSIKISLFSSIFLKILDKTLFATGDNKWNPILNGVFFQFLTNKANFIATDTYKLIKYTIKNLRTNKNFQFIVSRKHLNIIKEIIKKEFIRNEKKKNMIIIKKFNNHIFFHFKNHIFLCQSINKKYPNYHSIISYNKKHHASFIINKFLLLNAIKRFSILSKKYFFIDFHINHNKLNICNQNTIDNDNSILESKIECKVIFDDLKKIKIGFNTKFLIEILSSLNEDFVYFELHHKMGILKPLYKQKKEESIFILIMSTIKT, encoded by the coding sequence ATGTACTTTTCTGTTTTTAATTATTCTCTATTAAGAAAATTACATATTTTATATAAAATCATAAATATTAATAATTTATCAAATTTAATTACTTTTGAAATTTCGAAAAAAAATAAATTAAAAATTATATGGGGTTTAGATTCAAAAAATCTAATTTATACATTTATAGATATAAATGTTGAGGAATATACTAAAGAAGAAAAAGTAACTATATCCATAAAATTTATGATAGATATTCTGAGTACATTCCAAAATGAAAGACTTTTTCTGAAAAAAAATAAAAAAAAGACATTGAGCATTCATTCTAAACAGGGTGTTTATGAAGTTCCTACTTTTTATTATGACTCACATTATGATAATATCCTTACTAAAATCAGTATTAGTAGTATAAAAATTTCTTTATTTTCAAGTATTTTTTTAAAAATATTAGATAAAACTTTATTTGCCACTGGAGATAATAAATGGAATCCTATATTAAATGGAGTATTTTTTCAGTTTTTAACTAATAAAGCAAACTTCATAGCAACAGATACTTACAAACTAATTAAATATACTATAAAAAATTTAAGAACAAATAAAAATTTTCAATTTATTGTATCTAGAAAACATTTAAACATAATTAAAGAAATTATAAAAAAAGAATTTATAAGAAATGAAAAGAAAAAAAATATGATTATTATTAAAAAATTCAATAATCATATTTTTTTTCACTTTAAAAATCACATTTTTTTATGTCAATCAATAAATAAAAAGTATCCAAATTATCATTCTATTATTTCTTATAATAAAAAACATCATGCCTCTTTTATTATCAATAAATTTTTATTATTAAATGCTATTAAAAGGTTTTCTATTCTTTCTAAAAAATATTTTTTTATTGATTTTCATATTAATCATAATAAATTAAACATTTGTAATCAAAATACTATTGATAATGATAATTCTATTTTAGAATCAAAAATAGAATGTAAAGTAATTTTTGATGATCTTAAAAAGATTAAAATAGGCTTTAATACCAAATTTTTAATTGAAATTCTATCTTCTTTAAATGAAGATTTTGTGTATTTTGAACTACATCATAAAATGGGAATTTTAAAACCATTATACAAACAAAAAAAAGAAGAATCAATTTTTATATTGATTATGTCTACAATAAAAACATGA